A region of Amblyraja radiata isolate CabotCenter1 chromosome 22, sAmbRad1.1.pri, whole genome shotgun sequence DNA encodes the following proteins:
- the LOC116985922 gene encoding probable cytosolic oligopeptidase A, with protein MVYSRNRQLKERLYKAFISRAIGGQYDNSVLIDEIRQLRHEIARILGYENFAELVVSRSMAGSVEKIWEFIDILRDRSFSGREVECDK; from the exons ATGGTGTACAGTAGAAACAGACAGTTAAAAGAACGTCTTTACAAAGCCTTTATCTCTCGAGCCATAGGCGGGCAGTATGACAACAGTGTACTGATCGATGAGATTCGTCAGCTGAG GCATGAGATTGCCAGAATTCTTGGCTACGAAAACTTTGCTGAACTGGTGGTGAGTAGAAGCATGGCAGGAAGTGTGGAGAAGATCTGGGAGTTTATTGACATTCTACGTGACAGGAGCTTTTCAGGTAGGGAAGTGGAGTGTGATAAATAG